The Mus musculus strain C57BL/6J chromosome 2, GRCm38.p6 C57BL/6J genome has a window encoding:
- the Itpripl1 gene encoding inositol 1,4,5-trisphosphate receptor-interacting protein-like 1 isoform b precursor (isoform b precursor is encoded by transcript variant 3): protein MAVISLMFLAVMYVVHHPLMVSDRMDLDTLARSRQLEKRMSEEMRQLEMEFEERSRAAEQKQKVENFWRGDTSSDQKPWKPFTNIISKMPSVTCPAPVSLWRALWMISLRPAGCSAAGRLTHSWRTAWALGLPLRSGEPSTRPRISMSWCPLSLPRALCLSWR from the exons ATGGCTGTGATAAGCCTCATGTTCTTGGCAGTGATGTATGTTGTTCACCACCCCCTGATGGTCAGTGACCGCATGGACCTGGACACGCTAGCTAGGAGTCGGCAGCTGGAGAAGCGAATGAGCGAGGAGATGCGGCAGTTAGAGATGGAGTTTGAAGAGAGGAGCCGAGCCGCTGAGCAGAAGCAGAAAGTGGAGAACTTCTGGAGAGGGGATACATCCAGTGACCA GAAGCCCTGGAAGCCTTTTACAAACATTATATCCAAAATGCCATCCGTGACCTGCCCTGCACCTGTGAGTTTGTGGAGAGCTTTGTGGATGATCTCATTGAGGCCTGCCGGGTGCTCAGCCGCCGGGAGGCTCACCCACAGTTGGAGGACTGCCTGGGCTTTGGGGCTGCCTTTGAGAAGTGGGGAACCCTCCACGAGACCCAGAATTTCGATGTCCTGGTGCCCATTGTCCCTCCCCAGGGCACTATGTTTATCTTGGAGATGA
- the Itpripl1 gene encoding inositol 1,4,5-trisphosphate receptor-interacting protein-like 1 isoform a precursor (isoform a precursor is encoded by transcript variant 1) has product MAVISLMFLAVMYVVHHPLMVSDRMDLDTLARSRQLEKRMSEEMRQLEMEFEERSRAAEQKQKVENFWRGDTSSDQLVLGKKDMGWPFQAGGQDGGPLGWILGNLWNAGLFCLFLIFELLRQSMQHEPAFESSSEEEEEEIRVVPVSSYTRLSDFPSQEALEAFYKHYIQNAIRDLPCTCEFVESFVDDLIEACRVLSRREAHPQLEDCLGFGAAFEKWGTLHETQNFDVLVPIVPPQGTMFILEMRDPALGRRCGCVKVDSECMCKHEKLLGDVLCLVHHRDHSAMLSKCTSSIKAALCTSSHLDVCKTVQWFRNMVSNAWALVAHKYDFKLTFPPSTTSCKLRLGYRSGRSLSISLVLGVQREDTLVYLVSQAPEQEQLTSVDWPESFAACEHLFLKLVGRFAPENTCHLKCLQIVLSLQDHQILPPGASRPILTSYHFKTALMHLLLRLPLTDWQHSMLSLRLQDLLWFLGRGLQQRSLHHFLIGNTYLPLTIPIPKAFRNAEPVNLFQHLVLNPVAHSQAVEEFHNLLAQVKTLPCSPVAGGL; this is encoded by the coding sequence ATGGCTGTGATAAGCCTCATGTTCTTGGCAGTGATGTATGTTGTTCACCACCCCCTGATGGTCAGTGACCGCATGGACCTGGACACGCTAGCTAGGAGTCGGCAGCTGGAGAAGCGAATGAGCGAGGAGATGCGGCAGTTAGAGATGGAGTTTGAAGAGAGGAGCCGAGCCGCTGAGCAGAAGCAGAAAGTGGAGAACTTCTGGAGAGGGGATACATCCAGTGACCAGTTAGTGCTGGGGAAGAAGGACATGGGATGGCCCTTCCAGGCCGGTGGCCAAGATGGGGGGCCTCTGGGCTGGATACTGGGAAACCTGTGGAATGCAGGCCTCTTTTGCCTTTTTCTCATCTTTGAGCTCCTACGACAGAGCATGCAGCACGAGCCAGCCTTTGAGTCCAGCagcgaggaggaagaggaagagatccGTGTCGTGCCCGTCTCCTCTTACACCCGGCTCTCTGATTTTCCCTCCCAGGAAGCCCTGGAAGCCTTTTACAAACATTATATCCAAAATGCCATCCGTGACCTGCCCTGCACCTGTGAGTTTGTGGAGAGCTTTGTGGATGATCTCATTGAGGCCTGCCGGGTGCTCAGCCGCCGGGAGGCTCACCCACAGTTGGAGGACTGCCTGGGCTTTGGGGCTGCCTTTGAGAAGTGGGGAACCCTCCACGAGACCCAGAATTTCGATGTCCTGGTGCCCATTGTCCCTCCCCAGGGCACTATGTTTATCTTGGAGATGAGAGATCCGGCTCTGGGCCGTCGTTGTGGCTGTGTGAAGGTGGACTCTGAGTGCATGTGCAAGCATGAGAAGCTCTTGGGGGATGTGTTGTGCCTGGTGCACCACAGGGACCACTCAGCCATGTTGAGCAAGTGTACTAGCTCCATCAAGGCAGCTCTCTGCACCAGCTCGCACCTGGACGTGTGTAAGACCGTGCAGTGGTTCCGAAACATGGTGAGCAATGCCTGGGCACTAGTGGCCCACAAATACGACTTTAAGCTCACTTTCCCACCGTCCACCACCTCCTGCAAGCTCAGGTTGGGTTACCGCTCAGGCCGCTCTCTGTCCATCAGTTTGGTTCTAGGGGTGCAACGGGAAGATACCTTGGTCTACCTGGTGAGTCAGGCCCCCGAGCAAGAACAGCTCACCAGTGTGGATTGGCCTGAGTCCTTTGCAGCTTGTGAACACTTGTTTCTGAAGCTGGTGGGGCGCTTTGCCCCTGAGAACACCTGCCACCTCAAGTGCCTGCAGATCGTTTTGAGTCTTCAGGACCATCAGATCTTACCCCCGGGAGCATCTCGCCCCATTCTCACCTCCTACCACTTCAAGACAGCCCTCATGCACTTGTTGCTACGACTGCCTCTGACAGACTGGCAGCACAGTATGCTCTCTCTGCGCCTCCAGGACCTCCTCTGGTTCTTAGGCCGAGGCCTCCAGCAAAGGTCTCTCCATCATTTCCTCATTGGTAACACCTACCTGCCCCTGACCATACCCATTCCTAAGGCATTTCGGAATGCTGAGCCTGTCAATCTTTTCCAGCACCTGGTACTAAACCCAGTGGCACACTCGCAGGCAGTGGAGGAATTCCACAACCTTTTGGCCCAGGTGAAAACTCTACCTTGCTCCCCAGTGGCTGGAGGACTTTAA